The proteins below come from a single Cupriavidus pauculus genomic window:
- a CDS encoding Bug family tripartite tricarboxylate transporter substrate binding protein, which translates to MRSVVKSLLRGMAAMAMCMATAAGAADAYPTKPITLIVPWAAGGSTDILARVLSEHLTKSLGQPVIVDNRPGASGNIGSAFVARAQPDGYTLLVGSMSTHAMNPALMPKMPFKGVEDFTPLGLLAYVTNTMVVHPSVPVKSVKELIDYAKAHPGKIAYASAGSGSTNHLSAVLFAKMAGIEMLHVPYKGGAPAVVDLVAGQTQLLFSAGTQTLPHVNAGKLRLLAVTEAKRSPLLPNVPTVAETLPGYELSVWYGAFGPKGMNPDLVKRLNAEINKVMTLPEVKAQMDKIGVETATSTPQEFGKILRRDADRYGKLIRELGIQAE; encoded by the coding sequence ATGAGGTCCGTAGTCAAGAGCCTGCTGCGCGGTATGGCCGCGATGGCAATGTGCATGGCCACCGCCGCGGGTGCGGCCGATGCGTATCCGACCAAGCCGATCACGCTGATCGTGCCCTGGGCAGCGGGTGGGTCCACGGACATCCTCGCGCGCGTGCTGTCGGAACACCTGACGAAGTCGCTGGGCCAGCCCGTGATCGTCGACAACCGGCCGGGCGCGTCGGGCAATATCGGCTCGGCATTCGTGGCGCGCGCGCAGCCGGACGGCTACACGCTGCTGGTGGGCTCGATGAGCACGCACGCGATGAACCCCGCGCTGATGCCCAAGATGCCGTTCAAGGGCGTGGAAGACTTCACGCCGCTGGGTCTGCTGGCCTACGTGACCAACACGATGGTCGTGCATCCGTCGGTGCCGGTGAAGAGCGTGAAGGAGCTGATCGACTACGCCAAGGCGCATCCGGGCAAGATCGCGTACGCCTCGGCCGGATCGGGTTCGACCAACCACCTGAGCGCCGTGCTGTTCGCGAAGATGGCCGGTATCGAGATGCTGCACGTGCCGTACAAGGGCGGCGCGCCGGCGGTGGTCGACCTCGTGGCGGGCCAGACCCAGCTGCTGTTCTCGGCCGGCACGCAGACGCTGCCGCACGTGAACGCGGGCAAGCTGCGCCTGCTGGCGGTAACGGAGGCCAAGCGCTCGCCGCTGCTGCCGAATGTGCCGACGGTGGCCGAGACGCTGCCCGGCTATGAGCTGTCGGTCTGGTACGGCGCGTTCGGCCCCAAGGGCATGAACCCCGATCTGGTCAAGCGCCTGAACGCCGAGATCAACAAGGTGATGACGCTGCCGGAAGTCAAGGCGCAGATGGACAAGATTGGCGTGGAGACGGCGACGTCGACGCCGCAGGAGTTCGGCAAGATCCTGCGCCGCGACGCGGACCGCTACGGCAAGCTGATCCGCGAGCTGGGCATTCAGGCGGAATGA
- a CDS encoding 5'-nucleotidase — MAYDLTDKLVIGISSRALFDLELENGIYQRDGVAAYTAHQREHEDEPLRPGTAFPLVRALLKLNAAIPGRRLVEVVVISRNSPDTGLRAFNAIEAHKLDITRAAFTGGEAIDRYLHAFKVDLFLSRDAADVQAAIDGGVAAAQLYDVPPDYQAPDNQIRIAFDGDAVLFSDESERIYKQKGLEAFVRHEQKHRHEAMAEGPFAKLLLRLAEVQQRFPSGECPVRIAIVTARNSPAHTRVIHTLRTWNVEIDEAFFLGGLPKDQVLRAFGAHMFFDDQKFHVESAATVVPAGHVPYKGGQLLAPPRKRRTVKSAMADADLLTQAESAPDAAPDAPTDAA; from the coding sequence ATGGCCTACGATCTCACCGACAAACTCGTCATCGGCATCTCCTCCCGCGCGCTGTTCGACCTCGAGCTCGAAAACGGTATCTATCAGCGCGACGGCGTTGCCGCCTACACCGCCCACCAGCGCGAACACGAAGACGAACCGCTGCGCCCCGGCACCGCGTTCCCCCTCGTCCGTGCCCTGCTGAAGCTCAACGCCGCCATCCCCGGCCGTCGCCTCGTCGAGGTGGTCGTGATCTCGCGCAACTCGCCCGACACGGGCCTGCGTGCGTTCAATGCCATCGAAGCGCACAAGCTCGATATCACCCGCGCGGCGTTCACGGGCGGCGAAGCCATCGACCGGTATCTGCATGCGTTCAAGGTGGACTTGTTCCTGTCGCGCGATGCCGCCGACGTGCAGGCCGCCATCGACGGTGGCGTGGCCGCGGCGCAGCTGTACGACGTGCCGCCGGACTACCAGGCCCCCGACAACCAGATCCGCATCGCCTTCGACGGCGACGCCGTGTTGTTTTCGGACGAATCCGAACGCATCTACAAGCAAAAGGGTCTGGAAGCCTTCGTCCGGCACGAACAGAAGCACCGGCACGAGGCCATGGCCGAAGGGCCGTTTGCCAAGCTGCTGCTGCGGCTGGCCGAAGTCCAGCAGCGCTTTCCGTCCGGCGAATGCCCCGTGCGCATCGCCATCGTCACGGCCCGCAACAGCCCCGCCCACACACGCGTCATCCATACGCTGCGCACGTGGAACGTCGAGATCGACGAGGCGTTCTTCCTCGGCGGGTTGCCCAAGGATCAGGTCCTGCGCGCATTCGGCGCCCATATGTTCTTCGACGATCAGAAATTCCATGTGGAAAGCGCCGCCACCGTGGTGCCCGCCGGTCACGTGCCGTACAAGGGCGGCCAGCTGCTCGCGCCGCCGCGCAAGCGCCGCACGGTCAAAAGCGCCATGGCCGACGCCGACCTGCTGACGCAGGCCGAGTCCGCACCGGACGCCGCACCCGACGCTCCCACCGACGCCGCATGA
- a CDS encoding LysR family transcriptional regulator gives MPPRSAPHTSDQLLHNVVSRLRLRHLPLLLALERQRSVSRVAAELDLSQPAVTKALREIEDIFMTPLFERTRRGLEPTATGSAVLAHARVSLAEAEALGRELTAIEAGLRGRLRLGVIPYVSRPVLDAACAYGLDQQPRLSVLVREGTTDELVNALRLHELDCVIVRSFYVPGEDIVQAPLYREEPVLVVPAGAAERLARGALDWHRLAALDWILPPPHTPVRRTINTMFATAGVAPPLPTVETYSIKTTATLLRSQPSTITIVPKSVAAELVDGGGAAVLPYTLSWDLPPVGIMWRRQAEQNEVVSALVTALRKVVA, from the coding sequence ATGCCGCCACGTTCCGCACCCCATACCTCCGACCAGTTGCTGCACAACGTCGTCTCCCGGCTCAGACTGCGGCATCTGCCGCTGCTGCTCGCGCTGGAGCGGCAGCGCTCCGTATCGCGGGTGGCGGCCGAACTCGATCTTTCGCAACCGGCGGTCACCAAGGCACTGCGCGAGATCGAGGACATCTTCATGACGCCGCTGTTCGAGCGCACCCGGCGCGGGCTGGAACCGACGGCCACGGGCAGCGCCGTGCTGGCGCACGCGCGCGTGTCGCTCGCGGAAGCGGAGGCGCTCGGGCGCGAGCTCACGGCGATCGAGGCGGGACTGCGCGGGCGGTTGCGGCTAGGGGTCATTCCATACGTGTCGCGGCCCGTGCTCGATGCCGCGTGTGCGTATGGGCTCGATCAGCAGCCGCGGCTCTCGGTACTGGTGCGCGAGGGCACGACCGACGAACTCGTCAACGCGCTGCGGCTGCACGAGCTCGATTGCGTGATCGTGCGGTCGTTCTATGTGCCCGGCGAGGATATCGTGCAGGCGCCGCTCTACCGCGAGGAACCGGTCCTCGTGGTCCCGGCCGGCGCGGCGGAACGGCTCGCACGCGGGGCGCTGGACTGGCACCGGCTGGCGGCGCTCGACTGGATTCTGCCGCCGCCGCATACGCCGGTCCGCCGCACGATCAACACGATGTTCGCCACGGCGGGCGTCGCGCCGCCGCTGCCGACGGTGGAGACCTATTCGATCAAGACCACCGCGACCCTGCTCCGCAGCCAGCCGTCGACGATCACGATCGTCCCCAAGTCCGTCGCGGCGGAACTCGTCGATGGCGGCGGCGCGGCGGTGCTGCCTTATACGCTGAGCTGGGACTTGCCGCCCGTGGGCATCATGTGGCGACGGCAGGCGGAGCAGAACGAGGTGGTGTCGGCGCTGGTGACGGCATTACGGAAGGTCGTCGCGTAG
- a CDS encoding YnfA family protein: protein MKTVPLYMLTALAEILGCYLPYLWLRQNGSAWLLVPGAVSLAVFAWLLTLHPDASGRVYAAYGGIYIAVAICWLWLVDGVRPSPWDIAGVAVAVAGMAIIVFQPR, encoded by the coding sequence ATGAAGACCGTCCCGCTGTATATGCTGACCGCCCTCGCGGAAATCCTCGGCTGCTATCTGCCCTACCTGTGGTTACGCCAGAACGGCAGCGCCTGGCTGCTGGTGCCGGGCGCCGTATCGCTCGCGGTATTCGCATGGCTGCTGACGCTGCATCCCGATGCATCGGGACGCGTCTATGCCGCGTACGGCGGCATCTATATCGCGGTGGCCATCTGCTGGCTATGGCTCGTGGACGGCGTGCGTCCGAGCCCATGGGATATCGCCGGCGTCGCGGTGGCAGTGGCCGGCATGGCGATCATCGTGTTCCAGCCGCGCTGA
- a CDS encoding gamma-glutamyltransferase family protein: protein MFTTRPEIVGTFGVAASTHWLATQTAMGVLERGGNAFDAAVAAGFVLQVVEPHLNGPGGEVPILFWSERDRAVRSVCGQGPAPALADPDAMRAMGLEMMPGIGLMPATVPGAFGAWMTMLRDHGTWTVAQVLEPVIGYARNGFPLVPRISQAILAVQSLFRDEWHSSAETWLPDGKVPRPGSLHTLPVLAGTYTRIVETAMGAADTREAQIDAAMDCWYRGFVAQEIDTYCRTTPVRDTTGERHKGLLRYDDMAAFAPTVEAPATMDFGRYTVAKCGIWSQGPVFLQQLGMLRHAGLEAHAPTSLEFVHRVAEAAKLAMADRLAWYGDPDFVPSQLAALLDPAYLAARAARIGIHAATAIDAGTLLNGLAPRLPDLGVAERTLATADVRFGIGEPTFASLPPVSEWAERELFVGDTCHIDVIDRHGNMVAATPSGGWLSSSPTIPSLGFALNTRLQMTWLEPGLPNSLAPGKRPCTTLSPSLALRDGEPYMVFGTPGGDQQDQWSLAFFLRHAVHGMNLQEAIDAPAWHIDHFPGSFWPRQTVLNRLSVEGRLPAETIAGLRERGHEVRVGDDWSEGRMSAATRERDARGRLVLRAGANARGMQGYAVGR from the coding sequence ATGTTCACTACCCGCCCGGAAATCGTCGGAACCTTCGGTGTGGCCGCGTCCACGCACTGGCTGGCCACGCAGACCGCCATGGGCGTGCTCGAGCGCGGCGGCAATGCGTTCGACGCCGCCGTCGCGGCGGGTTTCGTGCTGCAGGTGGTGGAGCCGCATCTGAACGGCCCGGGTGGCGAGGTGCCCATCCTGTTCTGGAGCGAACGCGACCGCGCCGTGCGTTCGGTCTGCGGCCAGGGCCCGGCGCCGGCCCTCGCGGACCCGGATGCCATGCGGGCCATGGGCCTCGAGATGATGCCCGGCATCGGGCTGATGCCCGCCACCGTGCCGGGCGCATTCGGCGCCTGGATGACGATGCTGCGCGACCACGGTACGTGGACCGTCGCGCAGGTGCTCGAGCCTGTGATCGGCTACGCGCGCAACGGCTTCCCGCTCGTGCCGCGCATCTCGCAGGCCATTCTCGCCGTGCAGTCGCTGTTCCGCGACGAGTGGCATAGCTCGGCCGAGACGTGGCTGCCCGACGGCAAGGTGCCGCGCCCCGGCAGCCTCCACACGCTGCCCGTGCTCGCGGGCACCTACACGCGCATCGTCGAAACCGCCATGGGCGCGGCCGACACGCGCGAAGCGCAGATCGACGCGGCCATGGACTGCTGGTATCGCGGCTTCGTCGCCCAGGAAATCGATACGTATTGCCGCACCACGCCGGTGCGCGACACGACGGGCGAGCGCCACAAGGGCCTGCTCCGCTACGACGATATGGCTGCCTTCGCGCCGACCGTCGAAGCGCCGGCCACGATGGACTTCGGCCGCTACACGGTGGCCAAGTGCGGCATCTGGAGCCAGGGCCCCGTGTTCCTCCAGCAGCTCGGCATGCTTCGCCATGCGGGACTGGAAGCCCATGCGCCGACCTCGCTCGAGTTCGTGCACCGTGTGGCGGAAGCCGCCAAGCTCGCGATGGCGGACCGCCTCGCATGGTATGGCGACCCCGACTTCGTCCCCTCGCAACTGGCCGCGCTGCTGGACCCCGCATACCTCGCCGCGCGCGCGGCGCGCATCGGCATCCACGCCGCGACGGCCATCGACGCCGGCACGTTGCTCAACGGCCTTGCGCCGCGCCTGCCGGACCTCGGCGTGGCCGAGCGCACGCTGGCCACGGCCGACGTGCGCTTTGGCATCGGCGAGCCGACCTTCGCCTCGCTGCCCCCGGTGAGCGAATGGGCCGAACGCGAACTGTTCGTCGGCGACACCTGCCATATCGACGTGATCGACCGCCACGGCAATATGGTCGCGGCCACGCCGTCGGGCGGCTGGCTGTCGTCGAGCCCGACCATTCCGTCGCTCGGCTTCGCCCTGAATACGCGCCTGCAGATGACGTGGCTCGAGCCGGGCCTGCCCAATTCGCTGGCGCCGGGCAAGCGGCCGTGCACCACGCTGTCGCCGTCGCTCGCGCTGCGCGACGGCGAGCCGTACATGGTGTTCGGCACGCCCGGTGGCGATCAGCAGGATCAGTGGTCGCTGGCATTCTTCCTGCGCCATGCCGTGCATGGCATGAATCTGCAGGAAGCGATCGACGCGCCGGCCTGGCATATCGACCATTTCCCGGGCTCGTTCTGGCCGCGCCAGACCGTGCTCAACCGCCTGAGCGTGGAAGGCCGGCTGCCGGCGGAAACCATCGCCGGCCTGCGCGAGCGCGGGCACGAGGTGCGGGTGGGCGACGACTGGTCAGAGGGCCGCATGTCGGCCGCCACGCGCGAGCGTGACGCCCGGGGACGATTGGTGCTGCGCGCGGGTGCGAATGCGCGCGGCATGCAGGGATACGCGGTCGGCCGGTGA
- a CDS encoding alpha-hydroxy acid oxidase, with protein sequence MASPEALCLDDFEAAARRRLPAPVFGYIAGAAERYRSFHDNRDAFDDVGLVTRVLVDISRRSTATSLFGRTYASPFGIAPMGLAALSAYRGDIVLAQAAAEENVPMIMSGSSLIPLEQVARVNPEAWFQAYLPGDEPNIVALIERVRAADFGTLVMTVDTPVPPNRENYARAGFSAPLRPSARLAWEGITHPRWLFGTFFKTLVRHGMPHFENNYATRGAPILSQNVQRDFSDRGHLDWRHFALIRKMWPGTLVIKGILDARDARIAVDAGADGIVVSNHGGRQLDGAVAPLRVLPDIVRACPTVPVMLDSGVRRGSDVLKALALGAKFVFVGRPFCYAAAVQGMPGVRKGIQLMKQEVSRNMAMLGATSVHDIDESFLWSPVSAAGTR encoded by the coding sequence ATGGCAAGCCCGGAGGCGTTGTGCCTCGATGACTTCGAGGCGGCCGCGCGCCGCCGCCTGCCGGCACCGGTGTTCGGCTATATCGCCGGTGCGGCCGAACGTTACCGCTCGTTCCACGATAACCGCGACGCGTTCGACGACGTCGGGCTCGTCACGCGCGTGCTCGTCGATATCTCGCGCCGGTCCACGGCCACGTCGCTGTTCGGCCGGACCTATGCGTCGCCGTTCGGCATTGCGCCCATGGGTCTCGCGGCGTTGTCCGCGTACCGGGGCGATATCGTGCTGGCGCAGGCGGCCGCGGAGGAGAACGTGCCAATGATCATGAGCGGGTCGTCGCTGATTCCGCTCGAGCAGGTGGCGCGGGTCAATCCGGAAGCCTGGTTCCAGGCCTATCTGCCCGGCGACGAGCCGAACATCGTCGCGCTGATCGAGCGCGTGCGGGCGGCGGACTTCGGCACGCTCGTCATGACGGTCGATACGCCGGTGCCCCCGAACCGCGAGAACTATGCGCGCGCGGGTTTCTCGGCGCCGCTGCGGCCCAGTGCGCGACTGGCGTGGGAGGGCATCACCCATCCGCGCTGGCTGTTCGGCACGTTCTTCAAGACGCTGGTGCGCCATGGCATGCCGCATTTCGAGAACAACTACGCCACGCGCGGCGCGCCGATTCTCTCGCAGAACGTGCAGCGCGATTTCTCGGATCGCGGGCATCTGGACTGGCGCCATTTCGCGCTGATTCGCAAGATGTGGCCGGGCACGCTCGTCATCAAGGGCATTCTCGATGCGCGGGATGCGCGCATCGCCGTCGATGCGGGCGCCGATGGCATCGTCGTGTCCAATCACGGCGGGCGGCAGCTCGATGGTGCGGTGGCGCCGTTGCGCGTGCTGCCGGACATCGTGCGCGCGTGTCCGACCGTGCCGGTGATGCTCGACAGCGGCGTGCGGCGCGGCAGCGATGTGCTCAAGGCGCTCGCGCTCGGGGCGAAGTTCGTGTTCGTGGGACGGCCGTTCTGCTATGCGGCGGCGGTGCAGGGCATGCCGGGGGTGCGCAAGGGTATCCAGCTCATGAAGCAGGAGGTCTCGCGCAATATGGCGATGCTCGGCGCGACGTCGGTCCACGACATCGACGAGAGCTTTCTGTGGTCGCCGGTCAGCGCGGCTGGAACACGATGA
- a CDS encoding GAF domain-containing protein, with translation MMAGRMMGVDTYVSDAADGRDDSDELVLLTIGQVGRLCEALRGAASPADVFDTVGRATLALLGPGLLTINAWHAEAATIERLWSSDPAAYPVGGTKAKGDTPWTRQLLQRGEVFVGEGDEALSAVFDDIALIRELGLRGVVNVPLCHGGRVVGTFNYLADVEGWRAAQVAMLQWLGQLALPGVLGLKDR, from the coding sequence ATGATGGCCGGCCGCATGATGGGCGTCGATACGTACGTCAGTGACGCCGCGGACGGCCGCGACGATAGCGACGAGCTGGTCCTGCTCACCATCGGTCAGGTCGGCCGGCTGTGCGAGGCGTTGCGGGGCGCCGCCAGCCCGGCCGACGTGTTCGACACGGTGGGCAGGGCCACGCTTGCGCTCCTCGGGCCCGGCCTGCTGACCATCAACGCCTGGCATGCCGAGGCCGCGACGATCGAACGGCTCTGGTCCTCGGACCCGGCCGCCTACCCCGTCGGCGGCACCAAGGCCAAGGGCGATACGCCGTGGACGCGGCAGTTGCTGCAGCGCGGCGAAGTGTTCGTGGGCGAGGGCGATGAAGCGCTGTCGGCGGTATTCGACGATATCGCCCTGATTCGCGAGCTCGGGCTGCGCGGCGTGGTCAATGTGCCGCTATGCCACGGCGGCCGCGTGGTCGGGACGTTCAATTACCTGGCGGACGTCGAAGGCTGGCGCGCCGCGCAGGTGGCCATGCTGCAATGGCTTGGCCAGCTGGCGCTGCCCGGCGTACTCGGGCTGAAAGACCGATAA